In Arcobacter ellisii, a genomic segment contains:
- a CDS encoding copper resistance protein CopD, which translates to MEYILVQIIHLLCAIIFIGFIFADIFIFPAVKKKYGEETYDKMMNAIISRGIKIYPLIVIILITSGGYMFTKYINSEVGFFNTPSQILLLIKVFLVLLIVLGVIYTIFCKLTKIEPISFMKHFHTYALILSIIIVILAKLMFVI; encoded by the coding sequence ATGGAATATATATTAGTTCAAATTATTCACTTATTGTGTGCAATAATTTTTATAGGTTTTATTTTTGCAGATATATTTATATTTCCTGCTGTTAAAAAGAAATATGGTGAAGAAACTTATGACAAGATGATGAATGCAATTATTAGTCGAGGAATAAAAATATACCCTTTAATAGTGATAATATTAATCACAAGTGGTGGATATATGTTCACAAAATATATAAATAGTGAAGTTGGTTTTTTCAACACTCCTTCTCAAATACTATTATTAATAAAAGTATTTTTAGTTTTATTGATTGTATTGGGAGTTATATATACTATATTTTGTAAATTAACAAAAATTGAACCTATCTCTTTTATGAAACATTTTCATACTTATGCTTTAATTCTTTCAATTATTATTGTAATTCTTGCAAAATTAATGTTTGTAATTTAG
- a CDS encoding transporter substrate-binding domain-containing diguanylate cyclase, whose amino-acid sequence MIIKKLLIILLLLISSLFSTENKKITLYLDWLNQFQFAGYYIAKEKGFYSNYGLDVDIIEFNQNSNITNEVIKKPNSYGIGKASLIIDKYDGNDIILLSSVFQNSPLVLISLEKSNIKTPKDLKNRKIMITNDAKEAAALKTLITSQGVSQDDLIIQEHTFKIEDLISGKTEVMASYLSNEPYILESKKIPYNIINPNDYNFNFYEGILFTSLNELLTNPTRVQNFNEASLKGWSYAFKNIEETAKLIYEKYNTQNKTLEALIYEGNVLKKLSKFDNGNLGEINPEKIDEIKRFYNFLGLNKNNNIFDTNSIILNKTEVIFNKEKLNYLENNHFTLLVEDNKIPFSFKLTNQFKGIEIDFWNLISEKLNKPFNIEETIDNKMFNIFSNTVKAKFIYSYEGNDKNNNYILSKPISQINLAIATKNDKNFINDLSILSNKKIAVLDKLNIKNLLEKDFPNIHFIEVNSVENGFYKLKNNEAYGFIDNIYSLTHYINKNHLSNIKINSTIDYSLNMYLQSEKKDYKFVDLINSAINRITKDEEKIILNNYQQILYHDRINYIQFLKYILPLILLLLIFVIFNIKLKKEIHRRKEVEAELLKLANKDSLTNIFNRRKIEEICEKELIRSKRYGTHFSIIFFDLNDFKIINDKLGHHIGDEVLTKVTQTINNNIRESDSFGRWGGDEFLIVLPQTNENQAKAMILTLEKNINDLTFDVNSELKISCSFGISEYEKGDTLDSLLKKADKSMYTTKALYKQELSKKT is encoded by the coding sequence ATGATTATTAAAAAATTACTTATTATTTTATTATTGTTAATTTCAAGTCTATTTTCTACTGAAAATAAGAAAATCACTCTATATCTTGATTGGTTAAATCAATTCCAATTTGCAGGTTATTATATTGCAAAAGAGAAAGGTTTTTATAGTAATTATGGCTTAGATGTAGATATTATTGAGTTTAATCAAAACAGTAATATTACAAATGAAGTAATAAAAAAACCTAATAGTTATGGTATTGGAAAAGCCTCTTTAATTATTGATAAATATGATGGAAATGATATTATTTTATTATCAAGTGTATTTCAAAACTCTCCTTTAGTTCTAATAAGCCTAGAAAAATCAAATATAAAAACTCCTAAAGATTTAAAAAATCGCAAGATTATGATTACAAATGATGCAAAAGAAGCTGCTGCTTTAAAAACTTTGATTACTTCACAAGGAGTAAGTCAAGATGATTTAATAATTCAAGAGCACACTTTTAAAATCGAAGATTTAATATCAGGGAAAACCGAAGTTATGGCATCTTATTTATCTAACGAGCCATACATATTAGAGAGCAAAAAAATACCATACAATATAATAAATCCAAATGATTATAATTTTAATTTTTACGAAGGTATTTTATTTACCTCTTTAAATGAGCTATTAACAAATCCAACTAGAGTACAAAATTTTAATGAAGCTTCTTTAAAAGGTTGGAGTTATGCTTTTAAAAATATTGAAGAGACTGCAAAATTAATTTATGAAAAATATAACACTCAAAATAAAACTCTTGAAGCTTTAATTTACGAAGGAAATGTTTTAAAAAAATTATCTAAATTTGATAATGGAAATTTAGGAGAAATAAATCCAGAAAAAATTGATGAAATAAAAAGATTTTATAATTTTTTAGGATTGAATAAAAACAATAATATATTTGATACAAATTCAATTATTTTAAACAAAACAGAAGTTATTTTTAATAAAGAGAAATTAAATTATTTAGAAAATAATCATTTTACTCTTTTAGTTGAAGATAATAAAATTCCTTTCTCTTTTAAACTAACAAATCAATTTAAAGGCATAGAAATTGATTTTTGGAATCTAATTTCAGAAAAATTAAACAAACCATTTAATATTGAAGAAACAATAGATAATAAAATGTTTAATATATTTTCAAATACAGTAAAGGCTAAATTTATATATAGTTATGAAGGAAATGATAAAAATAACAATTATATTTTAAGTAAACCAATTTCTCAAATTAATCTTGCTATTGCTACAAAAAATGATAAAAATTTTATAAATGATTTATCAATATTATCAAATAAAAAGATTGCTGTTTTAGATAAACTAAATATAAAAAATCTATTAGAAAAAGATTTCCCAAATATTCACTTTATAGAAGTAAATTCTGTAGAAAATGGCTTTTATAAATTAAAAAATAATGAGGCTTATGGCTTTATTGATAATATTTACTCATTAACTCATTATATAAATAAAAATCATTTATCTAATATAAAAATCAATTCAACTATTGATTATTCTTTAAATATGTATTTACAAAGTGAAAAGAAAGATTATAAATTTGTAGATTTAATAAATAGTGCTATAAATAGAATTACAAAAGATGAAGAAAAAATAATATTAAATAACTATCAACAAATTTTGTACCATGATAGAATCAATTATATTCAATTTTTAAAATACATTTTACCTCTAATTTTGTTATTACTTATCTTTGTAATTTTTAATATAAAATTAAAAAAAGAGATTCATAGAAGAAAAGAAGTTGAAGCCGAATTATTAAAACTTGCCAATAAAGATAGTTTAACAAATATTTTCAATAGAAGAAAAATTGAAGAGATTTGTGAAAAAGAGTTAATAAGAAGCAAAAGATATGGTACTCATTTTTCTATCATATTTTTTGACCTAAATGATTTCAAAATTATAAATGATAAACTTGGACATCATATTGGAGATGAAGTATTAACAAAAGTTACCCAAACTATAAATAACAATATAAGAGAAAGCGATAGTTTTGGAAGATGGGGAGGAGATGAATTTTTAATTGTACTTCCTCAAACAAATGAAAATCAAGCAAAAGCTATGATTTTAACATTAGAAAAAAATATAAATGATTTGACTTTTGATGTAAACAGTGAATTAAAAATAAGTTGTAGTTTTGGTATAAGTGAATATGAAAAAGGTGATACCCTTGATTCTTTACTTAAAAAAGCAGATAAATCAATGTACACAACTAAAGCATTATATAAACAAGAGCTAAGTAAAAAAACTTAG
- a CDS encoding ester cyclase: MKKLTNKELVKLYYDELWNKQNKDYIDILFDDNITFHGSLDIDVKGKEQFKTYMDTILTGIPNLFHSIVTMVCEGDTIAVKALYNGRHTGKLFEFEPSNNKIAYSGASFFKFRDGKIVDVWVLGDLKNLIKQLS; this comes from the coding sequence ATGAAGAAATTGACTAATAAAGAGTTAGTAAAACTATACTATGATGAATTATGGAATAAACAAAATAAAGATTATATAGATATTTTATTTGATGATAATATTACTTTCCATGGTTCTTTGGATATAGATGTAAAAGGGAAAGAACAGTTCAAAACCTATATGGATACAATTTTAACTGGTATTCCAAATTTATTCCATAGTATTGTAACTATGGTTTGCGAAGGCGATACAATAGCAGTTAAAGCATTGTATAATGGTAGACATACTGGTAAATTATTTGAATTTGAACCAAGTAACAACAAAATTGCCTATAGTGGTGCATCTTTTTTTAAATTTAGAGATGGAAAAATTGTAGATGTTTGGGTTCTTGGCGATTTAAAAAATCTTATTAAACAACTTTCATAA
- a CDS encoding helix-hairpin-helix domain-containing protein → MNKNLIELIKEKTNLSNNVISNIIKLLDEGCTIPFIARYRKDFTDGATDEQLRIFEEVYEYSKKLLVRKEEIINLLKEKNFLDEKVLKNLESATTLQACEDIYAPFKEKKSSRTTAAIENGLEPLANIIQSMKYSLEEINQKAKQFLNENVSNIDEAINGAKDIIAQRYADDFKSKEVIRNLIANWGTLEVKGTKELDKNGLYASFVDSNEKIKYIKSHRVLGILRGVNEKQLSIKVEIDENHILENIKKYKIPANAASSKELVFDAYKDGLKRLLLPSLKRETITTLKEKASSEAIELFGKNLKELLLTAPLVNQVILGMDPGYKTGCKLAVINENGLYLDSAVIYPTKPKEDITNSSKTILDLIKKYKITTIAIGNGTASRETANFINELIKQNDLKINYAIVSEIGASVYSASKIANEEYPNLDVTIRGAISIASRLRDPMAALVKIDPKSLGIGQYQHDVNQKELALKLENITIDLVNKVGVDLNSASYKLLSFISGITEKLAKNIVEHRNKIKKFNTKSELLKVKGIGEKAYEQCVGFLRIKDGKSILDNTAIHPEDYELTAKIQKNYKVEEIKDFEKTALELNTSLLKLKDIVTELLKPGYDVRTEFNQIKFANDILDINDLKEGYILSGIVRNITDFGAFVDIGLKNDALLHISQISEKRISHPSDVLSINQNLENLKVINVDLEKQRVGLSLK, encoded by the coding sequence TTGAACAAAAATTTAATAGAATTAATAAAAGAAAAAACAAATCTATCAAATAATGTAATTTCAAATATCATAAAACTTTTAGACGAAGGTTGTACTATCCCATTTATCGCAAGATATAGAAAAGATTTTACAGATGGTGCAACAGATGAACAACTTCGTATCTTTGAAGAAGTTTATGAATACTCTAAAAAACTTCTTGTACGAAAAGAAGAGATTATAAATCTTTTAAAAGAGAAAAATTTTTTAGATGAGAAAGTTTTAAAAAATCTTGAAAGTGCAACAACACTTCAAGCTTGTGAAGATATTTATGCTCCATTTAAAGAGAAAAAATCTTCAAGAACAACAGCTGCTATTGAAAATGGCTTAGAACCTTTGGCAAATATAATTCAAAGTATGAAATACTCACTTGAAGAGATAAATCAAAAAGCAAAACAATTTTTAAATGAAAATGTTTCAAATATTGATGAAGCAATAAATGGTGCAAAAGATATCATCGCACAAAGATATGCAGATGATTTTAAATCAAAAGAGGTGATTAGAAATCTAATAGCAAACTGGGGAACACTTGAAGTAAAAGGGACAAAAGAGCTTGATAAAAATGGTCTTTATGCTTCATTTGTAGATAGTAATGAAAAAATAAAATATATAAAATCTCATAGAGTCTTAGGAATTTTAAGAGGTGTAAATGAAAAACAACTCTCTATTAAAGTTGAAATTGATGAAAATCATATTTTAGAAAATATTAAAAAATATAAAATTCCAGCAAATGCAGCCTCTTCAAAAGAGTTAGTTTTTGACGCTTACAAAGATGGTTTAAAAAGACTATTACTTCCAAGTTTAAAAAGAGAAACAATAACAACTCTAAAAGAAAAAGCAAGTAGTGAAGCCATAGAACTTTTTGGAAAAAATCTAAAAGAACTGCTTCTTACTGCTCCACTAGTTAATCAAGTGATTTTAGGAATGGACCCAGGATATAAAACTGGTTGTAAATTGGCAGTTATTAATGAAAATGGACTCTATTTGGATAGTGCCGTTATATATCCAACAAAACCAAAAGAAGATATAACAAATTCATCAAAAACTATTTTAGATTTAATCAAAAAATATAAAATCACAACTATTGCAATAGGAAATGGAACAGCTTCAAGAGAAACTGCAAATTTTATAAATGAACTAATCAAACAAAATGATTTAAAAATAAACTACGCAATTGTAAGTGAAATAGGAGCTAGTGTTTATTCTGCTTCAAAAATAGCAAATGAAGAGTATCCAAATCTTGATGTTACAATAAGAGGTGCAATTTCTATAGCTTCAAGACTTCGTGACCCAATGGCAGCTTTAGTAAAAATTGATCCAAAATCTTTAGGAATTGGTCAATATCAACATGATGTAAACCAAAAAGAGTTAGCTTTAAAACTTGAAAATATAACAATTGACTTAGTAAATAAAGTTGGAGTTGATTTGAACTCTGCTTCATATAAACTTTTGTCTTTTATATCTGGAATTACTGAAAAATTAGCAAAAAATATAGTTGAACATAGAAATAAAATCAAAAAATTTAATACTAAAAGTGAACTGCTTAAAGTAAAAGGTATTGGAGAAAAAGCATATGAACAATGTGTTGGATTTTTAAGAATCAAAGATGGAAAATCAATCTTAGATAACACTGCAATTCACCCAGAAGATTATGAATTAACAGCCAAAATTCAAAAAAACTATAAAGTAGAAGAGATAAAAGATTTTGAAAAAACAGCACTTGAATTAAATACAAGTTTACTAAAACTAAAAGATATCGTAACTGAACTTTTAAAACCAGGGTATGACGTAAGAACAGAGTTTAATCAAATAAAATTTGCAAATGATATTTTGGATATAAATGATTTAAAAGAAGGTTATATTTTAAGTGGAATAGTAAGAAATATCACAGATTTTGGTGCTTTTGTGGATATTGGACTAAAAAATGATGCCCTACTTCATATCTCACAAATTAGTGAAAAAAGAATCTCTCATCCAAGTGATGTTTTAAGTATAAATCAAAATCTTGAAAACCTAAAAGTAATAAATGTAGATTTAGAGAAACAAAGAGTTGGGTTGAGTTTAAAATAA
- a CDS encoding peptidase M42, whose translation MGASFTNEPKNFIPFLDLLKQLIRVPSVTGAEHSFLLYLKRELEEIGIETQYYDGLLVAQGKNPTKGMLSAHIDRHGVICTGPNEFQFAAFLAKNRSDLRGNSLSEQTYQLIAKRYINQQVQAYEPWSGSYLGIGRINDAYMCEEVNNLIFKIEGLSHLQPGTPIAFSDKLKRDDDLISAQLDNVISAAIIIYLYQNGFQGTAFFTAQEEAGKSWRYVYEWFRKNNVTTNELLVLDTSPYDTRMEADVQQVVLRNRDANAKFKSPVLKQLKNFCHKNGINFSCKDSFIQEKNKIRKEKGLPLLTLGSTELGRIVMESKGTIQGTTLQIPTTGYHTVEETASIKSVKTILHILSSLYIDKNA comes from the coding sequence TTGGGTGCTTCATTTACAAATGAGCCAAAAAATTTTATTCCTTTTCTTGACTTATTAAAACAATTAATAAGGGTTCCATCAGTAACTGGTGCTGAACACTCTTTTTTATTATATTTAAAAAGAGAGTTAGAAGAAATTGGTATAGAAACACAATATTATGATGGTCTATTAGTTGCACAAGGTAAAAATCCTACCAAAGGAATGTTAAGTGCACATATTGATAGACATGGTGTAATTTGTACCGGACCAAATGAGTTTCAATTTGCAGCATTTCTTGCTAAAAATCGTTCAGATTTAAGAGGAAACTCCCTATCAGAACAAACTTATCAATTAATTGCAAAAAGATATATAAATCAACAAGTACAAGCTTATGAGCCATGGAGTGGAAGTTATTTAGGAATTGGTAGAATAAATGATGCCTACATGTGTGAAGAAGTAAATAATCTTATTTTTAAAATAGAAGGATTATCACATTTACAACCTGGAACTCCAATTGCATTTAGTGATAAGTTAAAAAGAGATGATGATTTAATATCAGCACAACTTGACAATGTAATTAGTGCAGCAATTATAATCTATTTATATCAAAATGGTTTTCAAGGAACAGCTTTTTTTACTGCTCAAGAAGAAGCTGGTAAATCTTGGAGATATGTATATGAATGGTTTAGAAAAAATAATGTAACAACTAATGAGTTATTGGTTTTGGATACGAGTCCTTATGATACAAGAATGGAAGCAGATGTTCAACAAGTAGTTTTAAGAAATAGAGATGCAAATGCAAAGTTTAAATCTCCTGTTTTAAAACAGCTTAAAAACTTTTGTCACAAAAATGGTATAAATTTTTCTTGCAAAGATAGTTTTATTCAAGAAAAAAATAAAATTAGAAAAGAAAAAGGTTTACCACTATTGACTTTAGGAAGTACAGAACTTGGAAGAATAGTAATGGAATCTAAAGGAACAATTCAAGGTACAACTTTACAAATACCAACAACAGGTTATCATACAGTTGAAGAAACAGCATCAATTAAATCGGTAAAAACGATTTTACATATATTAAGCAGTTTATATATTGATAAAAATGCTTAA
- a CDS encoding 2OG-Fe(II) oxygenase: MTQISNNIYCADFLISFDIETKLLPNPYYDYPYLIIENFLDSNECNEINKKVKEDDDYQKAQIKIKDVLITSKTNEEIRKTNIYSLNEKYLEIYSNRFLSYQAKIEDYFKLALTTSTNVQVLEYLKESFYSIHSDDSSMIYKDNELIGFLPIAKQRKISTVLFTTSNNDIASEETFEGGELLFNFLCDINGNEIKIKPKAGSMLIFLSNPYFTHEVLKVISGRRISLVQWHNAIIN, translated from the coding sequence TTGACACAAATTAGTAACAATATTTACTGTGCTGATTTTTTAATTTCATTTGACATCGAAACTAAATTATTACCTAATCCTTATTATGACTATCCATATTTAATAATAGAAAATTTTTTAGACTCAAATGAGTGCAATGAAATTAATAAAAAAGTAAAAGAAGATGATGATTATCAAAAAGCACAAATAAAAATAAAAGATGTTCTTATAACTTCAAAAACAAATGAAGAAATCAGAAAAACAAATATCTACTCTTTAAATGAAAAATATTTAGAAATCTATTCTAATAGATTTTTATCTTATCAAGCAAAAATTGAAGATTATTTCAAATTAGCCTTAACAACATCGACAAATGTCCAAGTACTTGAATACTTAAAAGAATCTTTTTATTCCATACATAGTGATGATTCTAGTATGATTTATAAAGATAATGAATTAATAGGTTTTTTACCAATAGCCAAACAAAGAAAAATATCTACCGTATTATTTACAACATCAAATAATGACATTGCAAGTGAGGAAACATTTGAAGGTGGAGAACTTTTGTTTAATTTTTTATGTGATATCAATGGTAATGAAATAAAGATAAAACCAAAAGCTGGAAGTATGTTAATATTTTTAAGTAATCCATATTTTACCCATGAAGTATTAAAAGTAATTTCAGGAAGAAGAATAAGTTTAGTTCAATGGCATAATGCAATAATCAATTGA
- a CDS encoding ABC transporter ATP-binding protein: MNEIVQTKNLHKIFCKGNICVANKIDLSINEGEIFTILGKSGSGKTTFLRMIAGLETPDDGEIFIDNKLVFSKNTNLEPKQREVAVVFQNYALLPHLTIASNITFGSDASKEILEEVLEKTKLKGQENKFPHELSGGQQQRVALARAIINKPKILLLDEPLSNVDTELRTHLRIELKEMIKAFNITALFITHDKEDAFYLSDRIAIMHEGNILQIGTAKEIYHHPNDLYCANFLGKMTEISKNSYIRPEHIEICENGEFEATIKDIIFYGSFYEIKISSKEKELFVHSFDDHLQIGQKIKYKLNGDILKF; encoded by the coding sequence TTCTGTAAAGGAAATATTTGTGTTGCAAATAAAATTGATTTATCAATTAATGAAGGTGAAATTTTTACCATCTTAGGAAAAAGCGGAAGTGGTAAAACAACTTTTTTAAGAATGATTGCTGGACTTGAAACTCCTGATGATGGAGAAATATTTATTGATAATAAATTAGTTTTTTCAAAAAATACAAATCTTGAACCAAAACAAAGAGAAGTTGCAGTTGTATTTCAAAACTATGCACTTTTACCACACCTTACAATTGCTTCAAATATTACCTTTGGAAGTGATGCTTCAAAAGAGATTTTAGAAGAAGTTTTAGAAAAAACAAAACTAAAAGGACAAGAAAATAAATTTCCTCATGAATTAAGTGGTGGACAACAGCAACGTGTTGCACTTGCTCGTGCAATTATAAATAAACCTAAAATTCTACTTTTAGATGAACCTTTAAGTAATGTTGATACAGAATTAAGAACTCATTTAAGAATTGAATTAAAAGAGATGATTAAAGCTTTTAATATTACAGCACTATTTATAACACATGATAAAGAAGATGCTTTTTATCTTTCAGATAGAATTGCAATTATGCATGAAGGAAATATTTTACAAATTGGAACTGCAAAAGAGATTTATCATCATCCAAATGATTTATATTGTGCAAACTTTTTAGGAAAAATGACTGAGATTTCAAAAAATTCATATATAAGACCTGAACATATTGAAATTTGTGAAAATGGTGAATTTGAAGCTACAATAAAAGATATTATTTTTTATGGAAGTTTTTATGAAATAAAAATCTCTTCAAAAGAAAAAGAGTTATTTGTACACAGTTTTGATGACCATCTTCAAATTGGTCAAAAAATAAAATATAAATTAAATGGTGATATTTTAAAATTTTAA
- a CDS encoding nitrite/sulfite reductase translates to MAKELSALEQLKASRNPLRVIEDIYKEANEGISLKDEYIGLLKWYGMYPHVNSDGREDKKYFMKRIKLVDTKMNLAQLKVMAKIGLEYAQGLVDFTTRQNVQFHYIQIKDMPAIFDLLQSVGLTSRMASGDGPRPIMTCPVSGVDEGEIYDVRELVKQVDTYFDKNDDRFCNFPRKYKIGISGCKCHCAAHEIQDVAFTAFKADNSEVLFDLTIGGGLSKSKQIATRASRYVKPEQVLDVAVACAEIFRDNGNRDNRNKARVRHLLNDWGIEKFVDEIEKVIGYKLQEGLVEPKIASFENRNHFGINKSKQKGYSYVGFATNSGRVPGTDFAKMAEICEKYNAEGLALTATQNFVVYGVKDEVVQALADEFVALGYPYQPTPFRARLQSCTGKEFCKFGITETKEFAKKVVVEIENRFPEFTEDVTISFSGCGNGCSQPQISDIGFVGGMIRHEGERVEGYEVLLGGNLEGTSKSRLSRKIGVKVPATGVVDYIEKLINDYKADNLGQKRFKDYLAVIEPVGAVEDSE, encoded by the coding sequence ATGGCAAAAGAGTTATCTGCATTAGAGCAATTAAAAGCTTCAAGAAATCCTTTAAGAGTTATAGAAGACATTTATAAAGAAGCAAATGAAGGCATTTCTTTAAAAGATGAATATATTGGTTTATTAAAATGGTATGGAATGTATCCTCATGTAAATAGTGATGGAAGAGAAGATAAAAAATACTTTATGAAAAGAATAAAATTAGTTGATACTAAAATGAATTTAGCTCAACTAAAAGTTATGGCAAAAATTGGTCTTGAATATGCTCAAGGATTAGTTGATTTTACAACAAGACAGAATGTTCAATTTCACTATATCCAAATTAAAGATATGCCAGCAATTTTTGATTTATTACAAAGTGTAGGTTTAACTTCAAGAATGGCTTCAGGAGATGGACCAAGACCAATTATGACTTGTCCAGTTAGTGGAGTTGATGAGGGTGAAATTTATGATGTGAGAGAACTTGTAAAACAAGTAGATACTTATTTTGATAAAAATGATGATAGATTTTGTAATTTCCCAAGAAAATATAAAATAGGTATTAGTGGATGTAAATGCCATTGTGCAGCTCATGAAATCCAAGATGTTGCTTTTACAGCGTTTAAAGCTGATAATAGCGAAGTATTATTTGATTTAACAATTGGTGGTGGTTTATCAAAATCAAAACAAATAGCTACAAGAGCTTCAAGATATGTAAAACCTGAGCAAGTTTTAGATGTGGCAGTTGCTTGTGCTGAAATTTTTAGAGATAATGGAAATAGAGATAATAGAAATAAAGCAAGGGTTAGACACTTATTAAATGATTGGGGAATTGAAAAATTCGTTGATGAAATTGAAAAGGTAATTGGTTATAAATTACAAGAAGGTTTAGTTGAACCAAAAATTGCTTCATTTGAAAATAGAAATCATTTTGGAATTAATAAATCAAAACAAAAGGGATACTCTTATGTTGGATTTGCAACAAATTCAGGAAGAGTTCCTGGAACTGACTTTGCAAAAATGGCAGAAATTTGTGAAAAATATAATGCAGAAGGTTTAGCTTTAACTGCAACTCAAAATTTTGTTGTTTATGGTGTAAAAGATGAGGTAGTTCAAGCTTTAGCAGATGAGTTTGTTGCTTTAGGATATCCATATCAACCAACTCCTTTTAGAGCGAGATTACAATCTTGTACAGGAAAAGAATTCTGTAAATTTGGAATTACAGAAACAAAAGAGTTTGCAAAAAAAGTTGTTGTTGAAATTGAAAATAGATTCCCAGAATTTACAGAAGATGTGACTATTTCATTTTCAGGATGTGGAAATGGATGTTCTCAACCACAAATTTCTGATATTGGATTTGTTGGTGGAATGATAAGACATGAAGGTGAAAGAGTTGAAGGTTATGAAGTTTTACTTGGTGGAAATTTAGAAGGGACAAGTAAAAGTAGACTTTCAAGAAAAATTGGAGTAAAAGTTCCAGCTACAGGGGTAGTTGATTATATTGAAAAACTAATTAATGATTATAAAGCTGATAATTTAGGTCAAAAAAGATTTAAAGATTATTTAGCTGTAATTGAGCCAGTTGGAGCTGTAGAAGATTCTGAATAA